The Kribbella amoyensis genomic sequence CCTCGCGCTGGTCACCGTCGTGCCGTTGCTCTACATGATCGTGCTCGCGTTGCAGAGCGACGCCGAGGTGCTGTCCGGCGATCCGGTGCTGTGGCCGGCCGATCCGCAGTGGGGCAACTTCACCCGATTGTTCGACGCGGCGCCGTTCGGCCGGTTCTTCCTGAACAGCTTCGTGATGGCCGGTGCGATCACGATCGCGCACCTGGTCTTCGACCCGCTGATCGGCTACGTCTTCGCCAAGATGGAGTTCCCCGGCAAGCGGATCGCCTTCGTCGCGGTGCTGTCGACACTGATGGTGCCGTTCTTCGTCCGGATGCTGCCGATCTACGCGATCTTCTCCAACCTGGGCTGGATCGACTCCTACCAGGGCCTGATCGTGCCGTTCCTGATGGATGCCTACGGCATCTTCCTGATGCGGCAGTTCATCCGGCCGCTGCCGAACGAGCTGATCGAGGCGGCCCGGGTGGACGGCGCCTCCGAGTTCGGCATCTACCTGCGGGTCATCCTGCCGCAGCTCAAGCCCGCGCTCGCCGTGCTCAGCCTGTTCACCTTCGTCTTCCAGTGGAACGAGTTCCTCTGGCCGTTGATCGCCACCAGCCGGACCGAGATGCGCACCCTGCCGATCGGCCTGACGCTGTTCAACCAGGAGTACTTCACCCAGTGGAACCTGACCGCCGCCGGGGCCTTGATCCTCTTCCTGCCGACCGCGCTGTTCTTCGTGATCACGCAGAAGTTCCTGGTCGAGGGCATCACCCTGTCGGGGCTCAAGTGACCGCCCGCCCGTCTGTCCCATGGCTAGGAGCCGCCCGATGACCGACCGCCCCAACGTGATCGTCTTCTTCACCGACCAGCAACGCTGGGACACCGTCGGCGCGGCCGGCAACCCGCTCGGTCTGACTCCCAACCTCGACCTGATGTGCCGGCGCGGCACGATGTTCGAGACCGCCTGCACGACGAACCCGGTCTGCGCCCCGGCCCGGGCAGCGCTGCAGACGGGGATGTACCCGACGAACACCGGGGTCTACCGCAACAGCGTGGTCCTGCCGACCGACGCGCCCACCCTCGGCCGGCTGTTCGGCGCGGCCGGGTACCAGACCGGGTACATCGGCAAGTGGCACCTGGCCACCCAGGACCCGGTCCCCCGCGACCAGCAGGCCGGGTACGAGTACTGGCTGGGCGCGAACCTGCTCGAGTTCACCTCCGACGCGTACCGGACGATCGTGTACGACCGGGACGGCGAGCCCGTGTTCCTGCCCGGGTACCGCCCGGACGCGTTGACGGATGCCGCGATCCGCTTCGTCAGCAAGGCCTCCACCGAGGACCGGCCGTTCATGCTGTTCCTGTCCCTGATCGAGCCGCATCACCAGAACGAGCTGGACAACTACCCGGCGCCCGAGGTGTACGAGGACACGTACAACGGCGCGTGGTTGCCGCCCGACCTCGCCGCGCTCCCCGGCACGGCGCACCAGCACGCGCCCGGGTACTACGGCCAGATCAAGCGCGTCGACGAGTGCCTCGGGCGACTCCGGGACGCGCTGACCAGCCTCGACCTCACCGACGACACCGTGCTCCTCTACACCTCGGACCACGGCTCCCACTTCAAGACCAGGAACAACGAGTACAAGCGGTCCCCACACGACGGCTCGATCCGGGTCCCGCTGGTCGTCGAGGGCCCCGGGTACTCCGGTGGGCGACGTGTCGGTACTCCGGTGAGCACAGTCGACGTAGTACCGACAGTGCTGGACGCGGCCGGCATCGAGCTGCCCGACCACCTCGACGGCGCACCGCTCAACCGGTGGTTCAAGGGCGAGCAGGACACGTCGGACGGCGTCCTGATCCAGGTGAGCGAGACCGAGGTCGGCCGCGCCCTGCGGACGGAGCGGTGGAAGTACCACGTGCTCGCACCGGACGCCGGGGACGAACCGGCCGCGGATCGCTATGTGGAGCGGGCGTTGTACGACCTGGCGGCCGACCCGTACGAGCTGGACAACGTGATCGACAGCCAGGGCCACCAGGAGATCGCCGCCGAACTGCGGGCCCGCCTGGTCCGCCGGATCGAGCAGGTCGAACACCGGACCGTCACGATCGAGCCGTACCCGGACCAGCGGCAGCGCGAACGGTACGCCGAGACCACGGTCCGCCGGCGCAAGCTGGACGGCCGGATGCTGGAGTGAGCCTGCTCCCCTGGGTATCAGGGCAACCCTGACGCGTACGCCGAGGAGGTGACCCTGCGGTGTCCGCTGGTACCTCGGAGGCGGTAGCCGAAGTGCCGTCCTCGACCCGACGCGGGACCGGGGGTGGTTTCACGACGCTGTTCTGGACATCGACCAGGACAGGGAGAACCACCATGAACGCCTTGCTCGTCAGGGGAAACCGGGCCACCCAGTGGCTGGGCACCAACAGCGTCGACATCCTCCGGATCAGCCTCGGACTGATCTTCCTCGGCTTCGGCGTGCTGAAGTTCTTCCCCGGCGCCAGCCCGGCCGAGGCGCTGGTGATGCGTACGATCGACACGCTCACCCTCGGCGTGATCAGCGGACAGGGCGCGGTGGTGCTGACCGCGGTGCTGGAATGCTTCATCGGGCTCACCCTGGTGACCGGCAAGCTGCTGCGGACCGGGCTGCTGGTGCTCGGGATGTCGCTGGTCGGCATCATGTCGCCGCTGGTGCTGTTCTTCGGGGACCTGTTCCCGGGGACGCCGACGCTGGAAGCGCAGTACGTGCTGAAGGACATCGTGCTCGCGGCGGCGGGACTGGTGGTCGCGGCGAAGGCGCTGGCCGCGGCACCGCTGAGGCTGCGCGCTTGAGGAGAACTTGGGACGTCCCCGGTCCGGCTTGCTGCCGCGGACCGGGGACGTTCGGCGCCTCTGCCGACTACGACGTGGCCGGGGTGCCGGCCGGTTCCGCTCGGACTGCGGCGACCAGATCGTCGAACCGGCCCCGGGCTCGCGCCATCGCGACGTGGTCGAGGTAGTCCCGGGACTCGACGATCAGCCCGTCCCGGACCCGGAGCACGAAGATGGCCGGGACCCGGAACGCCTGTTCGGTGCCGGCGTACTCGAACTCGGCGACGATCACCTCCGGGTCCGCGGTCTCGTGGATCCGGATGTTCTCGGGCCGGAACCGGATCGTGTCCGCGACCTGGGGGCCGACGGCGCCGAAGTGCTCGCGCAACGCGTCCCGGCTGAGCAGCGGCCGATCCCCACCCGGCGCCATCGGATGCCGGACGTCGGTGCGCTCGGCGTAGAGCTCGGGCAGCGCGGCGTACTCCCGGTCGGCGACACCGTGGACCAGCCGCAGGAAGACCTCGGTCGGAGTCATCCCGTTCCCCTCTCGACATTAAACGAAGTGACGACTCCGAATATATGGAGTCCTCACTTCGTTCACAACCGGAATCCGTTCCCCGGCGTCTTCTAGGCTGGTGGGTGACGAAGGAGGGGTCGGTGCGAGCTGACGCACGGGACAACCGCGAGCGGATCCTGACCGCGGCGGAGGAGGTTTTCGGCCGGACGCCGGGCGCCTCCACCGACGAGGTGGCCAAACGGGCCGGGGTGGGGATCGCGACCGTCTTCCGGCACTTCCCGACCAAGGTCGAGCTGCTGGAAGCCGTCCTGACCCAGCGACTGGAACGCCTGCGGGACCGCGCCCGCGAGCTGGCCGGCTCCGCCGATCCGGGCCGGGCCTTCTACGACTTCTTCGGCCAGGTGGTGGCCGAGGCGGCGTCCAAGCTGGCGATCGCGGACGCGCTCGGCGCTGCCGGGACAGCGGTCGGCGACGAAGCCCGTCAGGCCGGCGAAGGGATGCGGCAGGCCTTCGGCGAGCTGCTCGACCGCGCCCAGGACAGCGGCGCGGTCCGCAAGGACGCCGCCTTCCCCGAGACCTACGCCCTCCTCATCGGCACGGCCCGCGGCGCAACCGCGGTCGGCCTCGAACCAACCGTCCGCGATCGCCTCCTGGCCCTCGTGTACGACGGCCTCCGGCCGCGCCCGTGAAGCGCTGGCACGGCTGGTCGCGCCGGCGTCGGATCGTGCTGGTGATCCTGCTGTTCTTCGTCCTGCTGGTACCACTCCCGCTCGGCGCGTATGCCATGTCGCTGCGGCTCGCGTACACGGGCGACCCGGCGGCCTCGGCCCAGACCCGGAACCACGACGCCCTCTGGCTCGGTCACGCCTGGGTCGACGGGCGGAAGACGGCAGCCGACGTGACCGCGCTGGCACGCCGGCTCGACGAGACCGGGATCCGCGACCTCTACGTCCATGCGGGCCCGCTCGAACACGACGGAACGTTGCCCCTGGCCTCGGTCTCGCCGAAGGCCAGGTGGTTCACCGAGGCGATGCGCGCGGCGGCTCCCGAAGTCCGGGTGCAGGCGTGGCTCGGGGACCGGGTCCAGCCGGCCAAGAACCCGGGGATGGACCTGGACGACGCCGCCGTCCGGGACCGGGTGACGGCGTCGTCGGCGGCCGTGCTGGACCAGGGGTTCCAAGGCATCCACTTCGACTTCGAGCCGGTGCACTCGGGCTCCCCGGGATTCCTCGCCGTACTCGACCAGGTGCACGCGCTGACGTCCGGACGCGGCGTACCGCTGTCGGTCGCGGCCGCGCAGATCGATCCGCTGTTCCGCGCGAACGCCCTGGCGCTCGCGCTGGCCGGCGAGGGCAAGTGGTGGTCCCAGCAGTACTTCGGCGAGGTGGCTCGCCGGGTCGAGCAGATCGCGGTGATGTCGTACGACACCGCGATGCCGCTCGAGTCCCTGTACGGCGGCTATGTGGCGAAGCAGACGAAGCTCGCGCTGGAGGTGACCCCGGCAGAGGTGGACCTGCTGATGGGCCTGCCCGCGTACTGGGAGAGCAACCCGAGCCACTGGGGCCACGCCGAATCCGTCGAGGCCGCCGTCCGCGGTGCCCGGCTCGGCCTCGGTGACTCGGCCCGGGAGAACTTCGGCCTCGCGCTGTACGTCGACTTCACCGCGACCGAGGCGCACTGGGACGCGTACCGACGGGGTTGGGTCCGGGCCGGCGGCTGACGGCTGACGGCTCGGACCCGCGTCGGTCAGCGGGCCCGTTCGACCCGGCCCTCGTCCCCGACCGGATCGATCGACTCGTACACCGCGCCGTCGGCGCCGAAGACCAGGTAGCGGTCGAAGCCTCGGGCGAACCAGCGGTCGTGGGTGACCGCTAAGCCGCCGCCGGGCGGTACGTGAGCAGGACGTTCCCGGCCTCGAACGGTCGTGTCCCCAGCAAGGCGAAGTGGGTCAGGTCGATGCCGTCGAGCATCCTGGCGCCGGAGCCGAGCACGATCGGATTGACCATCAGCCGCAGTTCGCTGAGCAGCCCGCGCTGGATCAGGCCGGCGACCAGTGACGAACTGCCGAAGATCGCCACGGTGTCCGCGTCGACGGCCGCGACCTCATCGGGATCGCGCAGGAGCGTGGTGTTGTTCCAGTCCGCGGCCGGCAGGGTGCGCGAGACGACGTACTTGCGGATGCTGTTCATCCGTTGCGCGATCCGGTCATCGAACTCCGTCCCCGCCTGCTGCGGCCAGTACTGGATCATGCCGTCGTAGGTGGTCCGGCCGAACAGCAGCGCGTCGACCTCGTCGAGCTGTGCGAGCGAGAAGTCGGTGAACTCGGGCCCGAAGGTCTGCCACTCGAGTCCGCCCGCGGCGTCCGCGTGGAATCCGTCGAGGCTGACACCGAGGAACGCGATGAGCTTGCGCATGATGAACGTCGTCTCCTTCTCCGCGCACCACCGTGATGCGCGGACAGGTAGACGGCAGCGGCTGCGACGACTCATCGCTCGCGCCCTGTGAGCTGGGTCACAGCACCGGCGGTAGCCCGAACGCCTCGAACAACTCCGGCTCGCCGAACACGGTCAGCTCGGCGATCAGCCCGGCCTCGATCCGGAGTACGCCGATCCCGAACGCCCGGTACTCCGCCTCGCCCGGCCGGCGCAGGTACGAGGCGACCGCGGGCTGCCGGTTCGCCGCGAACGGCACCATCCGCTGATGCCCGGGATGCCGGGGCGAGGTGGGATCGAAGCTGTCCAGGTAGACGGCGTGCGCGTCGGCCCGGCCGGACAACCAGAACGCGAACGGCGGCATCGTGATCCGGACGTCGGTGTACATGAGCGCGGCGACGGCGTCCGCGTCCGACCGCTCGAACGCGTCGATGTACCGGTCGACGAGCTTGCGCTCCTCCTCGGAAGCTGTGCCGCTCCACTCCGAACGGCGGGCCGGGAGGTTCGCTCGCAACGCCGGGCGGGCTCGCTGGAGTGCGCTGTTGACCGCGGCGACCGACAGCCCCAACAGGTCCGCGGTCTCGGCGGCCGGCCAGTCCAGGACGTCCCGCAGGATCAGTACGGCGCGTTGCCGTGGCGGGAGATGCTGGATCGCGGCCAGGAAGGCCAGCTCGATGGTCTCCCGGCCGATCGTCACCGCATCCGGTTCGTTCGCCGCCGGCGCCGGTGGGTCGAGCAGCGCGTCCGGGAACGGCTGCAGCCACGGCAGGTCGGGGCGAGGTCCACGGTCCGGGATCGACGGTGACGGCGGCTCGAGATCGAACGGCAGGATCCGCCGCGGCCGGCGGGCGTCCAGGCAGGCGTTGGTCGCGATCCGGTACAGCCAGGTCCGCACGCTCGACCGGCCCTCGAAGGCGTCCCGAGCCCGCCAGGCCCGCAGGAACGTCTCCTGCACCAGGTCCTCGGCCTCGTCGAACGAACCGAGCATCCGGTAACAGTGCACCCGCAACTCGTGCCGGTAACGCTCCAGGTCCTGCTCCTCCATCACGGCCGAAAGCCTAGGGATCAGGACCTAGCGCGCGCGTTCGACCCGGCCCTCGTCCCAGACCGGGTCGGTCGACTCGTAGACCGAGCCGTCGGCGCCGAAGACCAGGTAGCGGTCGAAGCCGCGGGCGAACCAGCGATCGTGGGTGACCGCCAGGACGGTGCCGGCGAAGGCGTCCAGGCCTTCCTCCAGTGCTTCGGCGGACTCGACGTCGAGGTTGTCGGTCGGCTCGTCGAGCAGCAGCAGGGTCGCGCCGGACAACTCCAGCAGCAGGATCTGGAACCGCGCCTGCTGACCACCCGACAGGCTGTCGAAGGTCTGCTCGGCCGCGTGCGCCAGCTCGTACCGGTCGAGCTTGCGGGACGCCAGTTCGCGGCCCATCCCCTCCCGGTGGTCGTCGCCGCGATGCAGGATCTCCAGCAACGTCCGGCCGGCCAGCTCCGGGTGCTCGTGCGTCTGCGCGAACCAGCCCGGCCGGACCCGGGCGCCCAGCTTGGCGTTGCCGGTGTGCGCGACCGGCGGGATCTCCACCTCGCCGACCGGCTGGTGCTCGATGTCCGGGTCGGACCCGCCGTTCGCGAGCAGCCGGAGGAAGTGCGACTTGCCCGAACCGTTCGACCCGAGCACGGCCACGCGTTCGCCGTACC encodes the following:
- a CDS encoding sigma-70 family RNA polymerase sigma factor, which codes for MEEQDLERYRHELRVHCYRMLGSFDEAEDLVQETFLRAWRARDAFEGRSSVRTWLYRIATNACLDARRPRRILPFDLEPPSPSIPDRGPRPDLPWLQPFPDALLDPPAPAANEPDAVTIGRETIELAFLAAIQHLPPRQRAVLILRDVLDWPAAETADLLGLSVAAVNSALQRARPALRANLPARRSEWSGTASEEERKLVDRYIDAFERSDADAVAALMYTDVRITMPPFAFWLSGRADAHAVYLDSFDPTSPRHPGHQRMVPFAANRQPAVASYLRRPGEAEYRAFGIGVLRIEAGLIAELTVFGEPELFEAFGLPPVL
- a CDS encoding dihydrofolate reductase family protein; its protein translation is MSRRSRCRLPVRASRWCAEKETTFIMRKLIAFLGVSLDGFHADAAGGLEWQTFGPEFTDFSLAQLDEVDALLFGRTTYDGMIQYWPQQAGTEFDDRIAQRMNSIRKYVVSRTLPAADWNNTTLLRDPDEVAAVDADTVAIFGSSSLVAGLIQRGLLSELRLMVNPIVLGSGARMLDGIDLTHFALLGTRPFEAGNVLLTYRPAAA
- a CDS encoding sulfatase-like hydrolase/transferase, yielding MTDRPNVIVFFTDQQRWDTVGAAGNPLGLTPNLDLMCRRGTMFETACTTNPVCAPARAALQTGMYPTNTGVYRNSVVLPTDAPTLGRLFGAAGYQTGYIGKWHLATQDPVPRDQQAGYEYWLGANLLEFTSDAYRTIVYDRDGEPVFLPGYRPDALTDAAIRFVSKASTEDRPFMLFLSLIEPHHQNELDNYPAPEVYEDTYNGAWLPPDLAALPGTAHQHAPGYYGQIKRVDECLGRLRDALTSLDLTDDTVLLYTSDHGSHFKTRNNEYKRSPHDGSIRVPLVVEGPGYSGGRRVGTPVSTVDVVPTVLDAAGIELPDHLDGAPLNRWFKGEQDTSDGVLIQVSETEVGRALRTERWKYHVLAPDAGDEPAADRYVERALYDLAADPYELDNVIDSQGHQEIAAELRARLVRRIEQVEHRTVTIEPYPDQRQRERYAETTVRRRKLDGRMLE
- a CDS encoding DoxX family protein — encoded protein: MNALLVRGNRATQWLGTNSVDILRISLGLIFLGFGVLKFFPGASPAEALVMRTIDTLTLGVISGQGAVVLTAVLECFIGLTLVTGKLLRTGLLVLGMSLVGIMSPLVLFFGDLFPGTPTLEAQYVLKDIVLAAAGLVVAAKALAAAPLRLRA
- a CDS encoding nuclear transport factor 2 family protein, whose amino-acid sequence is MTPTEVFLRLVHGVADREYAALPELYAERTDVRHPMAPGGDRPLLSRDALREHFGAVGPQVADTIRFRPENIRIHETADPEVIVAEFEYAGTEQAFRVPAIFVLRVRDGLIVESRDYLDHVAMARARGRFDDLVAAVRAEPAGTPATS
- a CDS encoding carbohydrate ABC transporter permease, whose amino-acid sequence is MPPTSSLLRDSSIDRDRLFPGDRLAAYALLVILALVTVVPLLYMIVLALQSDAEVLSGDPVLWPADPQWGNFTRLFDAAPFGRFFLNSFVMAGAITIAHLVFDPLIGYVFAKMEFPGKRIAFVAVLSTLMVPFFVRMLPIYAIFSNLGWIDSYQGLIVPFLMDAYGIFLMRQFIRPLPNELIEAARVDGASEFGIYLRVILPQLKPALAVLSLFTFVFQWNEFLWPLIATSRTEMRTLPIGLTLFNQEYFTQWNLTAAGALILFLPTALFFVITQKFLVEGITLSGLK
- a CDS encoding TetR/AcrR family transcriptional regulator yields the protein MRADARDNRERILTAAEEVFGRTPGASTDEVAKRAGVGIATVFRHFPTKVELLEAVLTQRLERLRDRARELAGSADPGRAFYDFFGQVVAEAASKLAIADALGAAGTAVGDEARQAGEGMRQAFGELLDRAQDSGAVRKDAAFPETYALLIGTARGATAVGLEPTVRDRLLALVYDGLRPRP